In the Salvia miltiorrhiza cultivar Shanhuang (shh) chromosome 8, IMPLAD_Smil_shh, whole genome shotgun sequence genome, agtcctttaaaatcttacagaattaaaattctacagaatctcaatccaatacacccccctaaatgtgttgagaattgagaattcgTCTGAACATTTACGAACAAGTCAATAACTTATATGAATAAGCATTTTggtttgggttcgaatcctggatgGAGCGAGATTTTcaccatattaaataaatacgactgttcattaattatattgatttattcgtataatttattaatttgtttattatttttatttctcacaaacaataaaattttcaatagaACCATACCAtaccatatatacatatatatatatatatagagagagagaagggttcaacagagaagctaaatattgtagagaataaaataaaaacgaacagatctataattttaatgaatagatcaatgtaccgcatgaacaacaatttgacCCGAGTTCGAattctgctggtggcgagtttttctatatttttactgaatacgtctgttcattagttatgttgatctgttcgtaaaatatatagatttgtatatatatatatatatatatatatatatattgcccAAGCCTTCAAAAAAGTTCACTTGCTGCATATTTCAATCAACTAGGCACACttctttatcatttttttaagtAGTTTGCCTTTTAtcaatacatttttatataacttTTCCATTGAGAGTTTCAATAAGATATTTGTATTATGATGTTAgtaatgtatatattttaatgtGCATTAATGAAGTTATCAATATATACATTTCAAGTAtcctaaaaaattaaacaaaataaaaatattattcataAAACAGgttttaaaaattcaatattatACCCCACCAATTGCATTTGTTTGCTGACATGTCATTGTTGGTAATAGACAATTGTGGCAGTCTATGGTGAAAGGATGTTGAACCATCAGTTTTATTGCCTCTCACATTAATATATGTGATGTCTCATGTCCCTTCCTATACCTTACCTCATATCATTGTCTTGTTCTAAAAGGCCCACCATTCAAATTCATTCAATTCTAACCAAGTTTCATTGCATCTTACCTTAATTTTAACAAACATGCCACGTGGCATGACAACCCACCTGTACAACTTATGGCTGAGTTTtgggaaaattttgaattagaCCAAATTCACTCTATTACTAAAATCATGAACCTGTATGGTAAGATTTGTCCTACTTTTAGGTCATACATATGCGTGCCAGCACTACATATTACACTATGCTGATGTCATGtgtcaaaattgtgaaattaaggGTAAGATTCTCACTGTTCCACTACTGTGATTTTGCGAAAGAAGAAGTTTCGAATTTTGTTTGTATATTAGACCCCCTCTCATTCAATTTATAAGTCTTTCTAAGCTTTATCAATGTGGAAAATCTGTACGAATAAATATCGTGCTTTAATTATTTGAGAATTAGAATAGATTGAACTAATTAATGAGGTGTTgaacagataggagattaggAGTAGTTCTAATTTGTTGTAAAAACCAAAACGacaattgaaatttaaaaaaatgaaaagtgttataaaGCATGAGATATGGTTTCGGTGCTAATTATAATGCATGATTCATTTTTctagaaatattttaaattttctaaAGAATTAATGATAGAATTGTATAGCTGGAGAAATTATCTAATAACTCAAGTGATCCATCCGATTCATGTCCGTGGTTTGGACTTTGGAGGTCATAAACTTCATAATTCCTCTAACAAAGATATATAAGACCATAAAATTCATTAagactcaataaaatcttgaatttacaCCATGATATTAATCCTCCaaccaataaaattatatttatgtttccATTAAAAATAGGTGGACAGAGAGAAAAGTTGAAGGTTTGTTTTCTAAATATTACCATAGAATTAGAGTGACATTCATGAGTAAACTATTTTACTAACTTCAGcagaaaatttaatattttcgtCGGAAAACAAATCTTAattacaaaatcctcacaaattAGCTTTCCTTATGTACCGCTATCTAATTCATACTCTCAACTCTTGATCTATTTCTGTTTATATCAATTTTTCTAAAACTTTTGCAATTTACCTCTCTCCGATACAAAAATTAAGAGGCTTTTTAATCCTCAAATgaagggaaaaaaataaattaaaaaagaacGACCTCGCTTCCGGCGAAATCATCTGTTTTTGCGAAGTAAGCATCGGGCCAGGAGTTCCGCAGCAACTTGAGCAGCATTTGCGCTTTACGTTTCGCCCTCTCCGTGCAATCGCTCTGCACTAGCAGCAGCAGCTGCGTCAGCACGCCAGCCGCCACCGCGTCGTGCTGCGCCCTCTCGGACGCCGAGCAGAGCGACAGCAGAGCCCCCGCCGCGTACTCCGTCGCGCGGCCGGATATCTTAAGTATTATCTTCACCAGCAGCGGCACCGTCAGCGCGTGCGACTCGAACGCCGCGCAGCCGGACGGAATCCGGCAGAGGAGCTCCACGGTCGCCAGCGCTCTCTCCGAGTCGCACTTCTCGAACTCCGCCAGCCTGTCGATCAGCGCGTCCACCGCCCCCGCAGCCACCGCCTTGCCCCGGTGCTGCTTCACCAGACACAGCGCAAACAGCGCCTTGATCCCGATCTTCAACCCGCGCGTGTGAATGAAAGGATAATTCAAAATGCCGACGACGCCGTCGAACACTCCGTCGGCGCCGCTGATCTCCGCCCGAAGCTCAGGCGAGCGGATTCCCGCCACGATGTTCTCGATAACCGCCGCCGAATTAACCCTAACGTCGATCGACGAATGAAACAGTAAATTGACCAGAAATCCGACCCGCTCCGAATTGGAAGCGACGCGCACGCACTCCTCTTCCGATAGGGCTAACACCGACAGCACCGCTAGCGAGTCATGGCGCAAATCCAGGCCTACATCCGCGAACGCGATGGACATCAAAACCTCACGAGCGTTGTTGGCGGCGATAAGGATCCTGTTCTTATCGGAGTCACGCGCGAGCGATCTCAATCTCCGGACCGCGGAAACTCTGAGGCTGTAGGGACCGGAAGCAGCTTGCCGGAGCAAAGTACGAACCAAAACCGGGTCGGCCGGTTGCTTGGGAGTGGGGATCCGCTCTACTCCGAAGGAGCGGTTGGCGACGCACCAATCCTGGATGAGACGGCGGAGGGTGTGGTTGGGAATGAGAGTGAAATCCGTGAGCGGCGCCCTTGTAACAGGGCAGGTGGTATTGCCGGTGGCCACCCAGGCCTCTATGCTTGAGCGGTCGTACGTCTGACCGGTACAAACGGTGACCGGATCGCGCATCAACTCGAGCGAGATCGGGCACCGGAAATGGTGAGGAATATGCACCGAGATATCCAACGGCTCTAAACTAAAGCTTGCAGGCATGTTAACTCTAttgttgcttcttcttcttcttgtgcGTTTTGAGTTGGAGGGACAGGATGGATGAGGAGTGTAAATTCTCTTCAAGTTTGTTGGGGGAGTGCTGGATTTATATAGGAAATGGAAACATTTATATTCTGACGGATTTGTACCATTATGTTATGTTATGCTTCTCCTCCTCCACACGTGTGGTTAATGGTTATGTTGTTAACCATGGTTGGGTTAGTAGTCAAAGGGAATGTGAGTGGGGCCTTCTCTTTCAATTTCCACTCATTGCCTCTCAATTCTTGCTGGAACCAGCATCAAAACAACTTGTTTACCGAGTGGCTGACCTTGTAAGCTCCTccaaatagcttataagctgtttaggagcttataagttccttcaaagtgtttgacaaaataagctcctaaacagtttataaattctaaaaataaattttcagaGCTTATAATAAGTTCATctatcccaacttatttttttattttcaactataatttattactttcatcatatatcattcaagtttatttttcttcgattttctctctctagcttataagctcaattatccaaacactttgacaacttataagctcttaaaaattacatcttataagctcttgaaacatcttataatctcaAGAGCTGGCTCAGCTTATAAgttcctcaaaacagcttataagttgtttaggagtttataagctccttcaaagtgtttgacaaaataagctcctaaacagcttataagtttcccaaaaaataagttcttctaccccaacttatttttttataatctcatatgcaacaatcattttacaaatatttttcaactatatattattcaaagggagtataatttattattttcatcatatattattcaaattcattattttttgattttctctctctaaaaaaaattctctctctaacttataagctcaatcatccaaacactttaacaacttataagctcttaaaaattacatcttataaacttttgaaacatcttataagctccaagagcttagccaaacaccctctaattcTGCTCAATCATTCATTCTACAATCGATTCTCAATGCCACGGataaatatcaaaatcatcaaactTTCCACTAGTTACATAATTGTGTAACACTCCCATAATTATGCTCTTAATTTTGTAAGAtggaaatatttaatttttaacataaaaaaaatatttttatcttctatatatttttcatttcataattACAGCGAGAAttctattttttgtgagaaataagattaataaataaatcagtATATATTGTTGAATAATGATATTTGAAAATCTGACGTTGcatattcattctcattttttatCACATTTGTTCATTTGTTCATTCCCATTggatcatttctctctctctctctctctctctctctctatatatatatatatatatatatatatatatatataatattttcaaagaatagaGAAACAATCTCAGCCATTGATCATGATCCATCGAACGgtcaataattaagattaaatttcatatccagatttttaatgaatatatCTGTAAATGTGTTGAACGTATTCAGGTTTCGAACCCCAAAAAtcccaaacgttcaataaaattattggtatgtcCAACCgcattactgacatgttcaatgttttttcctttcttgtaTAAGCTTCATTTCTTATAGAAaccaactatatatatatacatatagaaaATGGTTTCAATGAGATTCTTCAtatatggtgagatcttagattgatttgtatgtgttgattttattttatgcatcatatgattgatatatatttggagagaatttttttttacctaggttcaaatcctggagcgagcgaaaattttaccaatttttttagTATCGTTATTCAATATCATATATTACCTTATTCATCACTAAAactcacctatatatatatatatatatatatatatatagggataaaaaaatcattaaatgtTTGTATTTTCAATAAGAATTTTGACTgatcttatttatatttatatatttattaattgaatataattcaTCATTAAAATTTCTTTAAAAGTCATCATTAAgtggatatttttattttaaaaaaggtaatttatttaaattaaaatattataatttttcctGCCATTTTTAGAATTATGttaaattattcaaataaaattatatataattcaaattatatataaaaaattgataaatttttaCTAGGGatatttaagaaaaaatatatttttatttttatttttaatattataattattttatcagcATTGATCCGGATCAATTTAATCCAAATAgaattactcttttttttttggcaaacgATAAGATGAAATTTATGTATGAGTAAATCTACATCGATGCACATAATCGAGTACAATATATTATCTAATATCGATTTGAGAGCAATTCTCGAAACTCAATTATAAATGTGGAAATTTGAAGGATAAAAgtagttcatttcattaatgcATCAACATTCGTGAATAAGTTATTATGTTTATAGTTCAATCTTACAAATACTTCTTATCTACTAAAAAAATACCTATAGTGTACACTTAATTCTAATAATTCAACTAAAgtcaattttttatttggtGTGATGTGATCTATTATTCACTAAAATcacatttataaattattttattaaaattcgtatagAACATAATGTTATATATATACTGTTTTCGTAGACAAAGTAGTAATATTTTGCAGATTTATATTTCATGTCTATTCAGATAAGGTATTGAATTGTGCGCAGTATTTCTCaagtaatttaatttgtttataaACAATATAAATCAACGAGATAACttagttttagttttttttgtaaCAGTAGGCCGAAAGTATTTGATTCTGTGCAGTGTTTGGGGTCTGGTGTTGACTGCTGTTGAAGGAAGTGACAAACGGTCAACGGTCAAAGATGAATAGAGGAATGTGCGGGCCGACAGGTTGTCATCTTTTCTCTATGATcactcatttttatattttcacttCATAATATTATTTCCCTCCAAATTTAATACTCAACAtttctttatttgaatattctattttaataagtcattttttaaattgaaaaaataatatgtataaaataaatattatcatagtataacttattatttacatcaaatattattatggtccacaaataattatctctaGTTTTAGTTACAAATATTCTTTTCTCTTTCGTgctttttttattcttaaacaaaattaatttatctttcctattttattataaaattattcatttttttaacatttatgCATAGATACTATTAACGATTGAATTGAGACAGATGGATTAATATTTGTTATAAATAAACATATGTCTAGCTAGAGtaataattaagttaaattaaGTAGAGGGGAACTCTATGCTCTAGCCTCTACCATTAATATAGATACTAGATCATCGTCTATTATCCAAACTAGTGTATCTCCAGCGCGATGCGCGGTGATTATGATTCTTAACTTGCGTGAGCTACACATACTGATACAATATACTTCCTCAATTCACCAAAAAAATGACACTATTGGTGAAcataatttttcataaaatgagtggtgatttttatgtaatggAAAAAGGTTCTACCATTATAAGAAATGAGCACTTGAGATTAAATTAAGAATGAGATTAAATTAGtcacttttcatttttagaaATTTTTATCACATGATGAACCCCTTCCTCCACtcacaatttaattaataatcattattaacactacttttAAGTGGAATCCTTTCTTCACTTATAATAAactcaactatttttattaaaactcgtgttgttCCCTTTTAGACCTATTTTTTATGGGTGGAGGGAGTAATATCATCTTCTTATAATAGTAACATTGTGTCATATTAACAAATTTtcaatgtaaaataaataagattaTTTAATACGGAAAATCGAAatgtcataaataaaaaaataacgaTGAGAAAAAATTACAAAACGTTAAAAGGATGTTGTAACCCATTAAGGgacattaaaattaattaaaaactaatatatatatatatatatatatatattatcctttcaaatgtaataattttataattttcttcatagaataaattataataatttgatgtattttgatagtaatattattttattctatcaataatttttttacataaataaaagagtcaattaaatttttaaacataaataaaagttcaactattttacattatttttaaaaagagtcaattatatttatattgttaatactcctattaaatttgttgagtTTGTTTAGAGATATAATAATCAATTTGGTTATAAAAAAATAGCATCCCTGAAAacaaaatttgattaaaaaaattacattttaattaaataaaaacaataagttATATCattaagaaaaaaaggaaataaaataatgatACGGTTTTTTTGGAAAATGGAAACAAAAGTTGGTTTATAAATTTGTTTCTCATATTTCGGGTTGGTTAGATAATTAGGAGTAGTGggtatatttttttcaattccaaaattacccttcaaattaaatttattgacatttactttgctttttatatatataaagatacgAAAAGTGGTGGATAAATTAGGAAGGCATACATAGTGCATCTATTCTAATTAAACTTTAGTTGTAATGTACTAAACCTTAATTAATCCATAATACttaatgtaattatttatgctAGGATCACATAGTTtgcaaatatataataaatacgaTACTTAAAACAACATTTGATATAATTGACCAAATTTGATAATTCATAGAAGGGGTAAAGAGGATACGGTTTGAGCGTGAAGAATCGAAGGCACATGCTCCCCAGCTAAGCCCCACCCAACACATTACCGACTTGTCATTCAACCTTTTTCTCCTCATCATTTCTTACTATATATACCTCTTTTCTTGATTTTCGTCGTCGTTTAACCTATCATTTTGTGATAATAAGCATACGGTCAACATATAATTTAAGTAATTCATATGAATTTGAGCTCAAATACAGCACTAAACTTATTTTGCGCCACTAAACAGAGAAATGAATTTGAATCGACTTGTCTCATTTACAAAATGATAGTAATCTAacttttgttattatatatggAAATTATTTGCCATAATTGAGACtctctctacattttttttaatcatgaCTAATGTTTACATGGAACTTTGTACGTGCAAATCATAATAGACTCCATTAGGAGGAATTGTAGATACTAGTATTTTTCTCAAGAAGCATTTGTGCTTCCTCTCTTTTGCATCCCAATTACTAATCCCTCTCCAATGGTATTTCCACCATTGCCATGTCACAACTTCTccgaattttatttattggaaAGATGTACTAAGTGAAATTAAGGGACTCGAAAATATCAACTTACGTTAAATGTTATTGTAGTTTAAATCGAAATTAAATTGTCAAAGGGTAATTcagtcaaaaaaaaattgtcaaagGGTAATAAGAAAGAAAAGGGGGAAATTAAAGTTGTGGATATTGGTTGTTAACTAACTTTTAGGACATTTTGCCAACCTAAAATGAGGTGGCTTCCATATACATGTACATAGATGTAACAGGGGTGGGCATCTTTTTGTTCTAACTTTACATTAACTAAGAGGGTATTTGGctgatcttataagctctttacaataatttataagttgtttaaaagCTTAGGGCATGACTGGTACGCAGGAATGAAATGGTGATTCCTGCGTCCATTCtcaatcctatggctggtaCGGTTTTTGTAATGGGAATCGTCATTACCGATGGAATGCCTATTCTCATGCATATGGGATTAGTCATTCCTCCCCTCCCCCATGGTATTATGTATTCCCACGGATATGAGATTACTCtataataaaagtttattttcttaattaaataataataatataataaataataataatataatataataaaattaataatcataataaataatactccctccgtccctgaaataagttcctctttttcctttttgggacgtcccccaaataagttcctctttctttctttccatttttggacattgaccccaccactaataatactttatttattcttacttttcactttttcaccactcccaatactaattataacacattttcacattttcaccactctcaatactaattactccctccgtccacgaaaaacatgccacaatttcctttttcgtccgtccacgaaaaatatgccacatccatttttagtagtagggtccacactattccactcacatttaaagtgggacccttactccactaccaacttcactcacattttattaaaacccgtgccgaaagcaaagtggcatgtttttcgtggacggagggagtataacatatttttctccactatcaatacactttatcatttttccttaaaacccgtgccgtccccaaagaggaacttattttggggacggagggagtaatagtaaaaataaaataatgataataataaataaataatattaatagtaataataataataataagtaatagcaaaataatttaatattattaatataatacataataataattgtaaaaataataaaaaaaattaataataacaataaataaataatattaatagtaaaataacaaataatattagaaaaaataataaaataattttaataataacaaaagattaattatttaatagtaaaataataaatgataataatagtaaaacaatgataataaataataaaacaatatatataaataaataaataacaataataaatgaaagtaatataataattattattattactttcatttattattattattattattattattattattattattattattattattattattattattattattattatgttaattttatttcattcataTCAATTCATTCCGTACAAATACCAACCATAGGAATCCTATATTTcatttcattccattccattccattctcCTTGTCATTCCTTTTCAAAATTCATTCTATTCCCTTCTAATTCCATTCCTACA is a window encoding:
- the LOC131000854 gene encoding U-box domain-containing protein 26-like, which produces MPASFSLEPLDISVHIPHHFRCPISLELMRDPVTVCTGQTYDRSSIEAWVATGNTTCPVTRAPLTDFTLIPNHTLRRLIQDWCVANRSFGVERIPTPKQPADPVLVRTLLRQAASGPYSLRVSAVRRLRSLARDSDKNRILIAANNAREVLMSIAFADVGLDLRHDSLAVLSVLALSEEECVRVASNSERVGFLVNLLFHSSIDVRVNSAAVIENIVAGIRSPELRAEISGADGVFDGVVGILNYPFIHTRGLKIGIKALFALCLVKQHRGKAVAAGAVDALIDRLAEFEKCDSERALATVELLCRIPSGCAAFESHALTVPLLVKIILKISGRATEYAAGALLSLCSASERAQHDAVAAGVLTQLLLLVQSDCTERAKRKAQMLLKLLRNSWPDAYFAKTDDFAGSEVVLF